A window of Juglans regia cultivar Chandler chromosome 7, Walnut 2.0, whole genome shotgun sequence contains these coding sequences:
- the LOC109001992 gene encoding developmentally-regulated G-protein 2: MGIIEKIREIEAEMARTQKNKATEYHLGQLKAKIAKLRTQLLEPPKGSSGGGEGFEVTKFGHGRVALIGFPSVGKSTLLTMLTGTHSEAASYEFTTLTCIPGIIHYNDTKIQLLDLPGIIEGASEGKGRGRQVIAVSKSSDIVLMVLDASKSEGHRQILTKELEAVGLRLNKRPPQIYFKKKKTGGISFNSTLPLTHVDEKLCYQILHEYKIHNAELLFREDATVDDLIDVIEGNRKYMKCIYVYNKIDVIGIDDVDKLARQPNSVVISCNLKLNFDRLLAKMWDEMGLVRVYTKPQGQQPDFADPVVLSADRGGCTVEDFCNHIHRSLVKDVKYVLAWGTSARHYPQHCGLSHVLQDEDVVQIVKKKETEEGGRGRFKSHSTAPARISDREKKAPLKT; the protein is encoded by the exons ATGGGTATCATTGAAAAGATCCGAGAAATCGAAGCCGAGATGGCTCGGAcccaaaaaaacaaagcaacGG AATATCATCTTGGTCAGCTCAAAGCGAAGATAGCAAAGCTAAGGACGCAATTGTTGGAGCCTCCAAAG GGTTCTAGTGGTGGTGGAGAGGGTTTTGAAGTTACCAAGTTTGGACATGGACGTGTTGCACTAATAGGATTTCCAAG TGTGGGGAAGTCGACACTTTTAACCATGTTAACGGGCACTCATTCAGAAGCTGCTTCTTATGAGTTCACAACACTTACTTGCATTCCTGGGATTATACACTACAATGACACTAAAATTCAGTTGCTCGATCTTCCTGGTATCATTGAAGGTGCATCTGAAGGCAAGGGACGTGGGAGGCAG GTTATTGCTGTTTCCAAGTCTTCAGACATTGTGTTGATGGTTCTTGATGCCTCAAAG aGTGAGGGACATCGGCAGATATTGACAAAGGAACTGGAAGCTGTGGGCTTGCGTCTTAACAAGAGACCTCCTCAA ATatacttcaaaaagaaaaaaactggaGGCATTTCATTCAACAGCACTCTTCCTTTAACTCATGTGGATGAAAAGCTTTGTTATCAAATTTTGCACGAATACAAAATCCACAATGCAGAG CTGCTATTTCGTGAGGATGCCACAGTGGATGATCTTATAGATGTCATTGAGGGAAACCGTAAATACATGAAGTGTATATATGTTTACAACAAGATAGACGTTATCGGTATCGATGATGTTGACAAATTAGCCCGGCAACCTAATTCTGTTGTCATTAGTTGCAATCTGAAG CTCAACTTCGACAGACTACTTGCAAAAATGTGGGATGAAATGGGGCTTGTAAGAGTTTACACGAAGCCACAAGGCCAGCAACCTGATTTTGCAGATCCTGTTGTTCTTTCTGCT GATCGAGGTGGCTGCACTGTTGAAGACTTTTGTAACCACATACACAGAAGTTTGGTTAAGGATGTGAAGTATGTGCTAGCTTGGGGTACAAGTGCGAGGCACTACCCACAGCATTGTGGCCTTAGTCATGTTCTTCAAGATGAGGATGTAGTTCAGATTGTTAAGAAAAAG GAAACGGAAGAGGGAGGAAGAGGTCGGTTTAAGTCGCATTCTACAGCGCCTGCTCGGATATCTGATAGGGAGAAAAAAGCTCCATTGAAGACATAA
- the LOC109001936 gene encoding uncharacterized protein LOC109001936, whose translation MEALSRMISALVNNDFMAGFSIGDPNMGIINISHLLSIDDTLIFCEANQNQVRALKALILYFEAMSSLKVNFDKSEMVPVGKVNNISQLASTLGCKVSSLPMNYLGLPLGAASRAILIWDMVIERIERRLARWKRLYLSKSCKITLIKSTLSNLPTYFLSLFPIPTGVSYQI comes from the coding sequence ATGGAGGCGCTTAGTAGAATGATCTCGGCATTagttaataatgattttatggCTGGCTTCTCGATTGGTGACCCCAATATgggtattattaatatttctcatttgttgtcTATAGATGATACATTAATCTTTTGCGAGGCAAACCAAAATCAAGTTCGGGCATTGAAGGCTCTTATACTCTATTTTGAAGCAATGTCCAGtttgaaagtgaattttgacAAATCAGAGATGGTACCAGTTGGAAAGGTCAACAACATAAGCCAATTGGCTAGCACACTAGGATGTAAGGTTTCTTCTCTTCCCATGAACTACCTTGGCCTTCCGTTGGGGGCTGCCTCAAGAGCTATTCTAATATGGGACATGGTGATTGAGAGGATAGAAAGGAGATTGGCAAGATGGAAGAGATTGTATCTGTCGAAAAGTTGCAAGATCACCTTAATTAAGAGTACGCTGTCTAATTTGCCAACTTATTTCTTGTCTCTATTCCCTATTCCAACAGGTGTGTCATACCAAATTTAG
- the LOC109001993 gene encoding putative pentatricopeptide repeat-containing protein At5g37570 codes for MLPTRTANLRSYYDSPGFITHFIRASKTVSQLKQTHTVLLKTLIKTHHYNHLLTRFLIQLLQFPGDNLCYACLLFDQIPHCKSQFLWTSLIRSHVFHDHFSRSLSIYARMHWVGVSPTGFTFSSVLNASARIPAISAGKQIHAKVLRSGFLGNKFVQTALLDVYAKSGFVSCARDLFDRMDDKDVVTWTAMICGYTKVGMMDEARLLFDNMGQRNEVSWTTMVAGYANYGDMKAARKLYDGMQEKNPVASVAMIAGYGKCGNVVESQKMFDEITVPGVSCWAAMVACYAQNGYATEAIEMYKKMKEENVKINEVAMVGAISACTQLSDIEMANILAKHMEEGCCNRTHFVSNAFIHMYSKFGRIDKARDEFNRMSDRDVISYSALLTALADHGKTQEALDVFSEMQKEGIKPNQVTFISVLNTCSHAGLIEEGCKYFKLMTEVYSIEPLNEHYACMVDLLGRAGQLEKAYNLIVGNVGNADATIWGALLSACKVHGNAELGEIAARHLFEIERDNTGNYVLLANTYASMNKWDDAERLRQMMREKDMRKIPGCSWI; via the exons ATGTTACCCACTCGTACTGCAAACCTCCGCTCATATTACGACAGTCCAGGATTCATCACCCACTTCATCCGCGCGAGCAAAACCGTTAGCCAACTGAAACAAACCCACACCGTCTTACTCAAAACCCTAATTAAGACCCACCATTACAACCACCTCTTAACTAGGTTTCTCATCCAGCTCCTCCAGTTTCCCGGTGACAACCTCTGCTACGCATGCCTCCTGTTCGACCAAATACCCCACTGTAAAAGCCAGTTCCTTTGGACCTCCCTAATTCGCTCCCATGTCTTCCACGATCATTTTAGCCGATCCCTCTCTATTTACGCTAGAATGCACTGGGTGGGTGTCTCGCCAACTGGGTTCACCTTCTCTTCGGTGCTCAATGCTTCCGCTCGCATCCCGGCAATCTCTGCAGGAAAACAGATCCATGCTAAAGTTTTGCGATCGGGTTTCTTGGGAAACAAGTTCGTACAAACTGCGCTTCTTGATGTGTATGCGAAAAGTGGGTTCGTATCGTGTGCGCGGGATTTGTTCGATAGAATGGATGATAAAGATGTTGTGACTTGGACGGCCATGATATGTGGGTATACGAAGGTGGGTATGATGGATGAGGCTCGGTTGTTGTTTGATAATATGGGGCAACGCAATGAGGTTTCTTGGACCACAATGGTGGCTGGGTACGCAAATTATGGTGACATGAAAGCAGCCAGGAAACTGTATGATGGCATGCAAGAGAAAAATCCGGTAGCATCGGTTGCAATGATAGCTGGCTATGGGAAATGCGGCAATGTAGTCGAGtcccaaaaaatgtttgatgaGATAACGGTGCCAGGTGTGTCATGTTGGGCAGCAATGGTGGCTTGTTATGCACAGAATGGATATGCTACAGAAGCCATTGAAATGtataagaaaatgaaggaagagAATGTAAAAATCAATGAGGTGGCGATGGTGGGGGCTATCTCAGCATGTACGCAATTAAGCGACATTGAAATGGCGAACATATTAGCCAAGCATATGGAGGAAGGGTGCTGCA ATCGGACACACTTTGTATCCAATGCATTCATCCACATGTATTCAAAATTTGGAAGGATAGACAAAGCAAGGGATGAATTTAACAGAATGAGCGACAGAGATGTGATATCTTACAGTGCATTGCTCACAGCCCTTGCTGACCATGGGAAGACCCAAGAAGCTTTGGATGTTTTTTCAGAGATGCAGAAAGAAGGAATAAAGCCAAATCAGGTCACATTTATTAGTGTCCTCAATACATGTAGCCATGCAGGACTAATTGAAGAAGGGTGCAAGTATTTTAAGCTGATGACTGAAGTGTATTCCATTGAGCCATTAAATGAGCACTATGCTTGCATGGTTGACCTCCTTGGAAGGGCCGGGCAGCTTGAAAAGGCATATAATCTTATAGTGGGCAATGTAGGTAATGCGGATGCAACGATTTGGGGTGCATTATTATCAGCTTGTAAGGTTCATGGTAATGCTGAATTGGGTGAGATTGCAGCCAGGCATCTGTTTGAAATAGAGCGCGACAATACGGGAAATTATGTGCTTTTGGCAAATACTTATGCATCAATGAATAAATGGGATGATGCAGAGAGACTGAGGCAGATGATGAGGGAAAAAGATATGAGAAAAATTCCTGGGTGTAGCTGGATTTAG